One segment of Geminicoccaceae bacterium DNA contains the following:
- the lptA gene encoding lipopolysaccharide transport periplasmic protein LptA, with product MTTSLRQIKRAGLACAIVTLLATGMAESGGAQEETAAYDTSLPIEIESDKLTVAQNNETATFTGNVIVIQGDLTMHAERLLVYYALNGQQSSSQPIRRIEVDGGVTMASPRENASSEKGVYDVVQGTLELLGNVTLTRDENVIRGDILSIDLATSVATMTANPSSGNHRVRALFVPAKDKN from the coding sequence ATGACGACATCCTTGCGGCAGATCAAACGGGCCGGGCTCGCTTGTGCTATCGTCACCCTGCTCGCGACGGGCATGGCGGAATCCGGCGGAGCACAGGAGGAGACGGCTGCATACGATACGTCGTTGCCCATCGAGATCGAGTCCGACAAGCTCACCGTGGCGCAGAACAACGAGACGGCGACCTTTACCGGCAACGTGATCGTCATCCAGGGCGATCTGACGATGCATGCCGAACGTCTCCTCGTCTATTACGCGCTCAATGGACAACAATCATCCAGCCAGCCTATTCGCCGCATCGAGGTGGATGGCGGCGTGACCATGGCTTCGCCACGAGAGAATGCCAGCAGTGAAAAGGGTGTCTACGATGTGGTTCAAGGCACGCTGGAATTGCTCGGCAACGTTACCTTGACCCGTGATGAGAACGTCATACGCGGGGATATCCTGTCCATAGACCTGGCAACGAGTGTTGCCACCATGACAGCCAACCCTTCATCGGGAAATCACCGCGTACGGGCGTTGTTCGTGCCGGCCAAGGACAAGAATTGA